The nucleotide window GATTTCCGTACATCAGATTTTCTATTTCATACCAAATATCTCCAAAAGTAGGAGCGTGCCTCACATCTTCCGGGTTGATGCCGTGAACCGCGACATTGTGATAATTGAAATATGGATAAGAAGGCGGTTTGATGAGCCAAGATTTGGTTTCTTTGATCACGCCATCTTCCACGATGCAAATTCCCAGCTCGCAAGCTGAGTTTTTTTCGTGAGTCGCGGTTTCGAAATCTAAGGCAATGAAGTTCATTCTTTTATTATTTTTTTTGATCCTAAAAAATGCTTGAACATCAACCACTTTATTTGGTAATATGGATCGATCTGATGTTGCTGTCTCAGTTGTATCGACTTGGGAAGCTGAATATAAAAGTAGACGTGTGCCCTCAAAACTGCCCAAAGAAATCGCCATCCATTTTTGTAAGCCAAATAAAAAGCGGCATAACCATCAAGGTGCAATCTGAAAAACAAGATGAAAAATACTTTCGAAGCTGGAAGATTCTTCAACATCATTGACAGATTATTCCTGAAATTTAGATAGGTTTTCTCTGGATTTTCCTTTTTCAACGTGCCACCACCAACGTGATAAACTTTGGATTTTCCGGTGTAATAAATCTTCTTACCTTCATTTTTAAGTCTCCAGCAAAGATCGATTTCTTCTTGATGTGCAAAGAATCTTTCATCAAAACCATTCATTTTCCAAAAATCCTCGGAACGCATAAATAAGGAACAGCCAGATGCCCAAAAGATTTCGGTCTCGTCGTCATATTGTCCGTTATCAAATTCTATATTTTCAAAAACTCTTCCTCGGCAATACGGATAACCGAGATTGTCTATCAATCCGCCACCAGCACCAGCAAATTCAAATTTATCCTTCTGATTGTAATCCAGAATCTTCGGTTGGATCGCTGCGATATTTTGATCTTCGGAGAATAATCTTAAAATTGGAGCAATCCAATTCTCGGTCACTTCCACATCGGAATTCAGTAAACAATAGATATCTGCTTTTATGGATTTCAATCCTTGGTTATAACCTGTTGCAAAACCAGAGTTGCTCTCATTTTGAATGATTTTGACTGATGGGAAATTTGATTTTAAAAATGGAATAGAATCGTCGGTCGAAGCATTGTCGATCACATAAATCTCCGCTTCTTTGGAATGTAGAATGACAGACGGGAGGAATTTTTCCAGCCAGTTTTTTCCGTTCCAATTTAGGATTGCAATTGCGAGAGTCATCTATTCTTCGTAGGTTTTGATTGCGTCTTGGTACTTCCATCTTCTGTGCGACCAGAGCCAATTATCAGGTCTTTTGTTGATGGTATTTTCCAAAAGTTTATGGAATTTTTTCACTACCTCGTGCTCCACAAACTTCTCTCCATCGGGATAGATCCTGTGGTAGTTCACTTGATAGTAACCACGTTTCACTTTCTTCATTTCGCAATAGATAAAAGCCATATCCATTCTGGTAGACAATTTATCATAGCCGATGAAAGCCGGTGTTTTCTGATTCAAAAACTTAAGTCCATAGTTGACGTTGGAAACGTGAGGCGTTTGGTCTGCTACGAACATATAAATAGAATTTCCGTCATTAGGATTTCGGAAAATATGTTTGATGACATCATTAGCTTCCAGAGACTGGTTGTCGAATCTATTTCTGATGGTCTTTATTTTTTGTTCCCAAAATTTGTTACTCATTCTTCTGTAAACAGGATGTGAGTTTTCCTGAGGAACGATTGTTTTCAGAGCATTGAACCATTCCCAATTGAAAACGTGACCAGACAGAAGAATGACGTTTTTTCCTTCTGATTTCGCTTCGTGGAAAAGATCTTGGTTTAAGTGTTGCATCCTCACTCTGGACTCGACATTGCTGATTGTAAAAGCTTTTAGCATCTCTGCAAGATAATCGCAGAAGTTTGCGAAAAACTTTTTGGAAATCATATTAATTTCTTCATCTGACTTTTCAGGAAAAGAGTTCTTTAGATTTTCTAAAACTTCCTTTTTTCTATAGCCTACAATATAATAAGTAGTGAAAAACAAAATATCTGAAAATATATATAATATCTTCAGTGGTAATTTTGAAATTAATAATAATATATTGAATAGAAATTGATTCAAACTATGTGTTTATTGGCAAATATACTGAAAAATGGCTGGATAATTGCTTAAATTTGGTGTTGTAAAAATCAATATTTTAATAAAAATGAAAAGAAACATCTTAAAAATACTTTTTCTTGCAAGTCTTGTCACATTTTCCGCAGTCAGTGCACAAACTCAAGATAAGCCTTTGAGCAAAGAACAATTGGAAGCTAAAAAGAAAGCTGCGGCAGAGGAAAAGGCCAAATTACCGAAACCTTACCATCCTGAAGCCAATGCAGAATTGGAAATAAAAAATGCGGTTGCACTTGCTAAAAAAGAACATAAAAATGTAGTTGTACAAGCTGGTGGAAACTGGTGCATCTGGTGTTTGAGATTCAACAACTATGTGCAGCAAACGCCAGAACTTAAAAAATTGGTTGATGATAATTTTGTTTACTACCATCTGAACTGGTCGCCAGAAAATAAAAATGAGAAAATTTTCACAAGTTATGGCAATCCTGGAGAGAAGTTTGGTTATCCGGTTTTCATCATTTTGGATGAGAATGGAACACAAATCCATACGCAGGATAGTGCAGTGTTGGAAGAGGGAAGTGGCTACAGTCTTGAGAAAGTGAAAGAGTTTTTCAATACTTGGAAACCGAAAAAATCATAGGAAGTACATTTCACAAAAAAAACCATCTCGAAAATATCGGGATGGTTTTTTTATGATTTTTAAAATCTAATTAAGCTTCTTCAGAAGGAGTCTCCTCTTCAACTTTAGCTTTTGGAGCTGCTGGTTTTGGAGCCTCTACTGGAGCATCAGAAACGATGTTGAAATCAAAGTTGTACTCTACATTTCTGTGAAGTCTGATCAATGCAGTCACTGTACCAGTTCTTTTGATTGTGTTTCCAGGGATTTTTATATATTTTTTATCAACGTTTACACCAGCTTTTGCCAAAGCAGCAGCAAGGTCAGCATTGTTGATAGAACCGAATAGTCTGTCTCCAGTTCCTACTTTTGCAGGGATCGTTACAGATGTTTTCTTCAATTGATCTACTACAGCATTTGCAGTAGCTACCAATTTAGCTTCTTCTTCTTTTCTAGATTCCAAAGTCGCTTCTAGAGCTGCTTTGTTTTTAGGCGTTGCTAATAAAGCAAAACCTTGAGGTAGTAAAAAGTTACGAGCGTAACCTGGTTTTACATTTACTGTATCGAACTCAAGTCCTAAGTTCTCTACGTCTTGTTTTAGGATAATTTCCATTGTTGTTGTCCGTTTTAGAGATCCGAGTTCCGGGTTTTAAATCCGGTTTTCTCATCACTTCGTTAGAATTTAATATTAATTCAGCAACAAAAGAAGCAGGCGAACCTACTTCCTTTATTTATTTTTGTCTTATTTCAAAAGATCTGCTACGTAAGGCATCAAAGAAAGGTGTCTTGCTCTTTTGATAGCTGCAGATACTTTTCTTTGGTATTTAAGAGAAGTTCCTGTGTATCTTCTTGGTAAGATCTTACCTTGTTCGTTTACGAATTGTAAAAGGAAGTCAGCATCTTTGTAATCTACATGCTTAATTCCGAATTTTTTGAATCTACAGTACTTTTTATCAGTTTTTGTATTGATATCAAGTGGAGTAAGAAATTTTACTTCAGATTCACCTCCAGCAGAGGCTTGTTTTGCCATATCATCTATTGCCATGATTTTAAAATTTTAAAAGGTTAATAATTAAGCTTTAGCAGATTTGATTTTGCTTCTTCTTGTTACTGCATAATCGATAGCGTGTTTGTCAAGTTTAGTCGTTAAATAACGGATCACTCTCTCATCACGTTTGAAAGCAGTTTCAAGATCTGCAACTACAGTTCCTTCTCCTTTGAATTCGATCAGTGTGTAAAAACCATTCTTTTTCAATTGAATAGGATAAGCTAATTTCTTAAGTCCCCAATTTTCTTTGGCAACGATTTCGCAATTGTTTGAAGTCAATAGATCTTCAAATTTTTTCACTGCTTCCTCCACCTGAGCATCAGATAGAACGGGAGTTAAAATGAAAACAGTTTCGTAATTGTTCATAATGTTAATTTATTAATTAAAAATTCGAGTTGCAAAAGTACAACTTTTTTCTAAACTACAAACACTTAGCATAAAAAAATCCCGTCAAAATTGACGGGATTAAAATTTGATTTTAAAAATGATTATTTCTTGATTACTTTATTAGAAGTAGTAGAGCCATCTTCCATAGTTGTTGTTACAACGTAAACTCCAGAGTTGAACTTGCTGAAATCGATTTGAGATTTAGCTTCGTTGATTTCTTTTGTCAACAATTGTTTTCCAGTTACATCAAATACTCTGATAGATTTGATTTTTCCTTGAGTTTCGATGTTGAAGATATCTTTAACAGGGTTTGGATAAGCTTTGATTCCATTTTTAGAAACGTCTGAAACTGCTAGTGTTCCAATGTTTAGAGTGTAATCTTCAACTTGTCCGTACGTAGAAGTGCCACAAGGTGTAACGTTTCCTCCTAATGAACTGTCGTGCAATCTAACTCTCATACGTGTTGTTCCAATAGTAGCTGTAGCAGGAATTGTTATAGATCCTGTCCAAGGTGATACCTTTGTTGGAGTAACTAAAACTTGTTCTCCTGCATCTGCAAAGTCTTTGTCGTTATTCAAATCAATCCAAACTAAAACTTGATCATTGGAAAAAGATGTTCCTGAGAATGTAGCGGTAAAAGTGTAAGTACTTCCAGCTGTTACATTTCCTACGGTTGAAGTGAAATCTTCATAGCCTGCGGTAGCTGTTGAGCTTTTGTTGATGTCGGCAAATGTAACGTTTGTTATCTTTTCAAAACTAGTGGAAGTTGCGCCTGCCGTACAGTATGCAGGAGCTGCAGTAGTGAAAGAATAAACGGTGGTACATCCAGTAGCTGAACCAACAGTGTTTTTAGGAACTACTCTCCAGTAATAAGTAGATGATGCATCTAGATTTGTAGCTGTGTAGCTTGTTCCAGAAATGTTACCCACAAGTGTTGTTGGGTTTTCTGTTTTATCCAAATAAACATCATACGAATCAGCGGTTCCTGTCGTTGGAGCAGACCAAGATAGTGTTTGAGAAGCAAAAGCAAGATTTGTCGCACCATTTGCAGGTGAAGTCAATGTGGAACATCCAGGAGCTACAACTGGAAGAGGAGCAGTTACAACTTTGAAGTCATCAATTGCAAATCCAAACTGATCCTCAGATGTTGTCTGAATAGCAATATAAATTTGTTGTCCTGAGTACGCATTCAGATTGTAAGTGTATTCGTGCCACAGGGCATCGCTTGGAGTTGTTACAACAGCTGAAACTGCTGTGAAATTAGAAACTGCTGTTCCGGTAGTAGAAACCAAAACTTTGAATTTTTCTGCGCCATACTCGGCATCACAACCTTTAGCCCAAAAGCTTACAGAAGCTCCTAGACCAGCCGTTAACTGCACTTGTGGAGAAATTATCCAGTCATTGTTCCAAGGTGCAGTGGTTGCAGCAAAGTTGACCATCATTTTTTCTCCTGTTCTAGCACTCCAATCTGAAGTTTCAGAAGGTGTCATTGGAGGTGTAGTTGTGTTTGAATTGAAAACCTGAAAAGATTTAGCAACCTGAGTATTTGGAAATGTAATTCCTGTAAAACCATAAGTTGGTTTCAAATCAACATCTGTAAGTGTCCAGGCACCTACATTTGCAATTGCAAAAT belongs to Chryseobacterium sp. KACC 21268 and includes:
- a CDS encoding thioredoxin family protein, producing the protein MKRNILKILFLASLVTFSAVSAQTQDKPLSKEQLEAKKKAAAEEKAKLPKPYHPEANAELEIKNAVALAKKEHKNVVVQAGGNWCIWCLRFNNYVQQTPELKKLVDDNFVYYHLNWSPENKNEKIFTSYGNPGEKFGYPVFIILDENGTQIHTQDSAVLEEGSGYSLEKVKEFFNTWKPKKS
- a CDS encoding GEVED domain-containing protein — protein: MKKILFSLVALAGLSTSNVMNAQTVLFEDSFETYTDFAIANVGAWTLTDVDLKPTYGFTGITFPNTQVAKSFQVFNSNTTTPPMTPSETSDWSARTGEKMMVNFAATTAPWNNDWIISPQVQLTAGLGASVSFWAKGCDAEYGAEKFKVLVSTTGTAVSNFTAVSAVVTTPSDALWHEYTYNLNAYSGQQIYIAIQTTSEDQFGFAIDDFKVVTAPLPVVAPGCSTLTSPANGATNLAFASQTLSWSAPTTGTADSYDVYLDKTENPTTLVGNISGTSYTATNLDASSTYYWRVVPKNTVGSATGCTTVYSFTTAAPAYCTAGATSTSFEKITNVTFADINKSSTATAGYEDFTSTVGNVTAGSTYTFTATFSGTSFSNDQVLVWIDLNNDKDFADAGEQVLVTPTKVSPWTGSITIPATATIGTTRMRVRLHDSSLGGNVTPCGTSTYGQVEDYTLNIGTLAVSDVSKNGIKAYPNPVKDIFNIETQGKIKSIRVFDVTGKQLLTKEINEAKSQIDFSKFNSGVYVVTTTMEDGSTTSNKVIKK
- a CDS encoding lysophospholipid acyltransferase family protein, whose protein sequence is MNQFLFNILLLISKLPLKILYIFSDILFFTTYYIVGYRKKEVLENLKNSFPEKSDEEINMISKKFFANFCDYLAEMLKAFTISNVESRVRMQHLNQDLFHEAKSEGKNVILLSGHVFNWEWFNALKTIVPQENSHPVYRRMSNKFWEQKIKTIRNRFDNQSLEANDVIKHIFRNPNDGNSIYMFVADQTPHVSNVNYGLKFLNQKTPAFIGYDKLSTRMDMAFIYCEMKKVKRGYYQVNYHRIYPDGEKFVEHEVVKKFHKLLENTINKRPDNWLWSHRRWKYQDAIKTYEE
- the rpsF gene encoding 30S ribosomal protein S6, coding for MNNYETVFILTPVLSDAQVEEAVKKFEDLLTSNNCEIVAKENWGLKKLAYPIQLKKNGFYTLIEFKGEGTVVADLETAFKRDERVIRYLTTKLDKHAIDYAVTRRSKIKSAKA
- a CDS encoding glycosyltransferase family 2 protein encodes the protein MTLAIAILNWNGKNWLEKFLPSVILHSKEAEIYVIDNASTDDSIPFLKSNFPSVKIIQNESNSGFATGYNQGLKSIKADIYCLLNSDVEVTENWIAPILRLFSEDQNIAAIQPKILDYNQKDKFEFAGAGGGLIDNLGYPYCRGRVFENIEFDNGQYDDETEIFWASGCSLFMRSEDFWKMNGFDERFFAHQEEIDLCWRLKNEGKKIYYTGKSKVYHVGGGTLKKENPEKTYLNFRNNLSMMLKNLPASKVFFILFFRLHLDGYAAFYLAYKNGWRFLWAVLRAHVYFYIQLPKSIQLRQQHQIDPYYQIKWLMFKHFLGSKKIIKE
- the rplI gene encoding 50S ribosomal protein L9 — translated: MEIILKQDVENLGLEFDTVNVKPGYARNFLLPQGFALLATPKNKAALEATLESRKEEEAKLVATANAVVDQLKKTSVTIPAKVGTGDRLFGSINNADLAAALAKAGVNVDKKYIKIPGNTIKRTGTVTALIRLHRNVEYNFDFNIVSDAPVEAPKPAAPKAKVEEETPSEEA
- the rpsR gene encoding 30S ribosomal protein S18, with translation MAIDDMAKQASAGGESEVKFLTPLDINTKTDKKYCRFKKFGIKHVDYKDADFLLQFVNEQGKILPRRYTGTSLKYQRKVSAAIKRARHLSLMPYVADLLK